A stretch of Flexivirga aerilata DNA encodes these proteins:
- a CDS encoding 4a-hydroxytetrahydrobiopterin dehydratase — MDMLRGEQIAAAELTDWRKLAQGLHARYLIDGFTAGARFVTAVGEAGDEIGHHPTVRIGDGYVDLELVTDDAIYRGDDGTELVIEWVTQQDVDLARRITEIAAEHGLTADPAAVSELEIGVDTTDSTAIAPMWAALLTGDPGAQGRGTPGDEIRDLTRRLPNLWFGDSDGSAAQRFHVEVYVAPEVVEQRIAAAVAAGGKVVDDSESPGLTVIADAEGNRGVICADTSAQRD, encoded by the coding sequence ATGGACATGCTCAGGGGCGAGCAGATCGCCGCGGCGGAGCTGACCGACTGGCGCAAGCTGGCCCAGGGGCTGCACGCGCGTTACCTGATCGACGGCTTCACTGCCGGCGCGCGATTCGTCACCGCCGTGGGCGAGGCGGGCGACGAGATCGGGCACCACCCGACCGTGCGGATCGGCGACGGGTATGTCGACCTCGAGCTCGTCACCGACGACGCGATCTACCGCGGCGACGACGGCACCGAACTCGTCATCGAATGGGTCACCCAGCAGGATGTCGACCTCGCCCGACGGATCACCGAGATCGCCGCCGAGCACGGGCTGACCGCTGACCCGGCAGCTGTCAGCGAGCTCGAAATCGGTGTGGACACAACCGATTCCACAGCTATCGCCCCGATGTGGGCGGCCTTGCTGACGGGTGACCCCGGGGCGCAGGGGCGAGGCACGCCCGGTGATGAGATCCGCGACCTGACCCGCCGGTTGCCGAACCTGTGGTTCGGCGACTCCGACGGCTCAGCCGCGCAGCGCTTCCACGTCGAGGTCTACGTCGCGCCGGAGGTGGTCGAGCAACGGATCGCCGCCGCGGTCGCAGCCGGCGGGAAGGTCGTCGACGACAGCGAGTCACCAGGTTTGACCGTGATCGCCGATGCCGAGGGCAACCGGGGCGTCATCTGCGCCGACACGTCGGCGCAGCGCGACTAA
- a CDS encoding restriction endonuclease has product MEPIPLSVFEAAVQVAGSALHYKSSLKQLLRNCGVSENGAERYSDLTKYQIFRNTWGDLDRDGVSGRKVQHRLVTALANLDKPDPNVPDVAAGRRSIAELRRLAQQAQLLVTPADLARAERRKAAAAEAADSTSKREQLAALNDAFQILHRQADKQRRGYDLEKLLSALFRWAELDYHGSYKTETDQIDGAITLDSFTYLIEARWRDEVAMATDLAAFADKVERRIDATRGLFISMAGFRPAAVDRYRQAKENRLVLFDGADLAWVLEGRFDFTDALRAKVRAASIQGDPYISVNRL; this is encoded by the coding sequence GTGGAGCCGATACCCCTCTCAGTCTTTGAAGCTGCCGTGCAAGTCGCTGGATCGGCGCTGCACTACAAGAGTTCCCTCAAGCAACTCCTACGCAATTGCGGCGTCAGCGAAAACGGAGCGGAGCGGTATTCCGATCTGACCAAGTACCAGATCTTCCGCAACACCTGGGGTGACCTCGACCGTGACGGGGTTTCAGGCCGCAAAGTGCAGCACAGGCTCGTCACCGCCCTAGCCAACCTCGACAAGCCTGATCCGAACGTGCCCGATGTGGCCGCTGGCCGACGTAGCATCGCCGAGCTACGCCGCTTGGCCCAACAAGCGCAGCTCCTCGTCACGCCGGCAGACCTCGCGCGTGCGGAACGGCGGAAGGCCGCGGCAGCCGAAGCGGCCGACTCAACCTCGAAGCGGGAGCAACTCGCCGCTCTTAACGACGCATTCCAGATTCTCCACCGCCAGGCGGACAAGCAACGGCGCGGCTACGATCTTGAGAAGCTACTTTCGGCCCTGTTCCGGTGGGCTGAGCTCGACTACCACGGCTCATACAAAACTGAGACCGACCAGATCGATGGAGCGATCACACTCGACTCATTCACCTACCTCATCGAAGCTCGCTGGCGCGACGAGGTCGCAATGGCAACAGACCTCGCAGCATTCGCCGACAAGGTCGAACGTCGTATCGACGCCACGCGCGGTCTGTTCATCTCGATGGCGGGCTTCCGACCGGCTGCAGTCGATAGATACCGACAGGCGAAGGAGAACCGGCTCGTGCTGTTCGACGGAGCAGACCTCGCGTGGGTCCTTGAAGGCCGGTTCGATTTCACCGACGCGCTGAGAGCCAAGGTCCGGGCGGCGTCGATCCAAGGCGATCCGTACATCTCCGTGAACCGTCTCTGA
- a CDS encoding CopG family transcriptional regulator, translated as MSTPAGAEKHSVTMPAETSEGVRSRVGARGFSAYVADAVARQLERDALDDLLAEMTAEHGPVDEAEVAAIMSRLTA; from the coding sequence ATGTCCACTCCAGCCGGGGCCGAGAAGCACTCCGTCACCATGCCCGCCGAGACGTCCGAAGGCGTGCGCTCTCGCGTTGGCGCTCGCGGCTTTTCGGCGTATGTCGCAGACGCGGTTGCACGCCAACTGGAACGTGACGCGCTGGACGATCTACTCGCCGAGATGACCGCAGAGCACGGTCCCGTCGACGAGGCGGAGGTCGCCGCCATCATGAGCCGGCTTACTGCGTGA
- a CDS encoding GNAT family N-acetyltransferase, whose protein sequence is MAQERFEVRNIPEQSRYVLIDHGEDGSAQDEIGVEQYVDFDGDAKPERILYHTAVSEDYAGQGLASVLVQTVVDDVIAGGREIVPVCPYVAKWLPKHPQYDEHVVKVKPAHLDAVREAAR, encoded by the coding sequence ATGGCACAGGAACGGTTCGAGGTCCGCAACATCCCGGAGCAGTCGCGGTATGTCCTGATCGACCACGGCGAGGACGGGTCGGCGCAGGACGAGATCGGTGTCGAGCAGTATGTCGACTTCGACGGCGACGCCAAACCCGAGCGAATCCTTTACCACACAGCGGTTTCCGAGGATTACGCCGGACAGGGGCTCGCGTCGGTGCTGGTGCAGACGGTCGTCGACGACGTCATCGCCGGCGGCCGCGAGATCGTCCCCGTCTGCCCGTATGTCGCCAAGTGGCTGCCCAAGCACCCGCAGTATGACGAGCACGTCGTCAAGGTGAAGCCTGCTCACCTCGATGCGGTGCGGGAGGCCGCCCGCTGA
- a CDS encoding carboxymuconolactone decarboxylase family protein — protein sequence MRPYLDKAAPDVWRAARAYSASVLTEATARGLEPVETELIKLRASQLNGCAFCLDLHAREARAAGIPQQRLDLLPAWRETAIFTERERAVLAIAEAATQLPLSEESRADLAGALAVLGDEVFVAAEWVAVTINTFNRVSILSEHAVQPRGADGRLAR from the coding sequence ATGCGCCCATATCTCGACAAGGCCGCTCCGGACGTATGGCGCGCCGCCCGCGCCTACTCGGCGTCGGTGCTGACGGAGGCGACCGCGCGGGGGCTGGAGCCGGTCGAGACCGAGCTGATCAAGCTGCGCGCGTCGCAGCTCAACGGCTGCGCGTTCTGTCTGGACCTGCATGCGCGCGAGGCGCGGGCTGCCGGCATACCGCAGCAGCGGCTCGATCTGCTGCCGGCCTGGCGCGAGACGGCGATCTTCACCGAGCGTGAGCGGGCGGTGCTGGCGATCGCGGAGGCCGCGACGCAGCTGCCGCTGAGCGAGGAAAGTCGCGCCGACCTGGCCGGGGCCCTCGCCGTACTCGGTGACGAGGTGTTCGTCGCCGCCGAGTGGGTTGCAGTCACGATCAACACGTTCAACCGGGTGTCGATCCTCAGCGAGCACGCGGTGCAGCCGCGCGGTGCCGACGGACGACTCGCCCGATGA
- a CDS encoding PIN domain-containing protein has protein sequence MIVRPQSILLDAEALSALAHGERRMQAWTEVARRTDSTLYASTATLAEVGDGTQRDARIRHVANAIRFIDVGDVIGFRAGAMRAGAAKQRRKARDLTVDALVAATAAGLPEPQIVVTADLPDMESLLHGTDVKVLPI, from the coding sequence GTGATCGTCCGGCCGCAGTCGATCCTGCTCGACGCGGAAGCGTTGTCCGCGCTTGCACACGGTGAACGCCGGATGCAGGCGTGGACGGAGGTCGCTCGGCGTACAGACTCGACGCTCTACGCCTCCACGGCAACCCTCGCCGAGGTAGGTGACGGGACGCAACGCGACGCCCGAATCCGGCACGTGGCAAATGCAATCCGGTTCATCGACGTCGGCGACGTCATCGGCTTCCGGGCCGGTGCCATGCGCGCCGGCGCCGCCAAGCAACGGAGGAAGGCGCGTGACCTGACAGTCGACGCGCTGGTCGCCGCGACGGCGGCAGGCCTGCCCGAGCCCCAGATCGTCGTGACCGCGGACCTGCCCGATATGGAGTCGCTTCTGCACGGCACCGACGTCAAGGTACTGCCGATCTGA